A region of Heteronotia binoei isolate CCM8104 ecotype False Entrance Well chromosome 2, APGP_CSIRO_Hbin_v1, whole genome shotgun sequence DNA encodes the following proteins:
- the LRRC8D gene encoding volume-regulated anion channel subunit LRRC8D, giving the protein MFTLAEVASLNDIQPTYRILKPWWDVFMDYLAVVMLMVAIFAGTMQLTKDQVVCLPVLQSAVNAKVQPSSPGSAKTADVIPESEATAVEEKKTWSAGTVSLEGASVVTHDIPLSRTTYSPLHSTVANQEAKKEQKDSLGRKTNLDYQQYVFINQMCYHLALPWYSKYFPYLALIHTIILMVSSNFWFKYPKTCSKIEHFVSILGKCFESPWTTKALSETACEDSEENKQRLTGAQSLPKHVSTSSDEGSPSASTPMISKSGFKFSAEKPVVEVPSMTILDKKDGEQAKALFEKVRKFRAHVEDSDLIYKLYVVQTVIKTVKFIFILCYTANFVNEISFEHSCRPKVEHLTGYQEFECTHNMAYMLKKLLISYISLICVYGFVCLYTLFWLFRLPLKEYSFEKVREESSFSDIPDVKNDFAFLLHMVDQYDQLYSKRFGVFLSEVSENKLREISLNHEWTFEKLRQHVSRNAQDKQELHLFMLSGVPDAVFDLTDLDVLKLELIPEAKIPAKISQMTNLQELHLYHCPAKVEQTAFSFLRDHLRCLHVKFTDVAEIPAWVYLLKNLRELYLIGNLNSENNKMIGLESLRELRHLKILYVKSNLTKIPSNITDVAPHLTKLVIHNDGTKLFVLNSLKKMMNVAELELQNCELERIPHAIFSLTNLQELDLKSNSIRTIEEVISFQHLKRLTCLKLWHNKIVNIPSSITHVKNLESLYLSNNKLESLPAAVFSLQKLRCLDVSYNSIAVIPVEIGLLQNLQHLHITGNKVDILPKQLFKCSKLRTLSLGQNCITSIPEKIGQLLQLTHLELKGNCLDRLPATLGQCRLLRKGGLIVEDHLFDTLPSEVKEALNQDTNIPFANGI; this is encoded by the coding sequence ATGTTTACCCTTGCAGAAGTTGCATCTCTTAATGACATTCAGCCAACATACCGTATCCTGAAACCATGGTGGGATGTATTTATGGATTATCTAGCAGTTGTTATGCTAATGGTCGCCATCTTTGCTGGAACTATGCAGCTGACCAAAGACCAGGTGGTCTGTTTGCCCGTGTTGCAGTCTGCTGTAAATGCAAAAGTGCAGCCCAGCTCCCCAGGAAGCGCCAAAACAGCTGATGTTATACCAGAATCTGAAGCAACTGCTGTTGAAGAGAAAAAAACATGGTCAGCAGGGACAGTTTCCCTTGAAGGGGCATCTGTTGTTACACATGACATACCTCTGAGCAGAACTACCTATTCACCATTGCACTCCACTGTCGCAAACCAGGAAGCAAAAAAGGAGCAAAAAGACTCTCTGGGCCGAAAAACAAATTTGGATTATCAACAATATGTTTTCATTAATCAGATGTGTTATCACTTGGCTCTTCCTTGGTATTCAAAGTATTTTCCCTACTTAGCTCTTATACATACTATTATTTTAATGGTCAGCAGCAATTTTTGGTTCAAATATCCAAAAACTTGCTCCAAGATTGAACACTTTGTTTCTATTTTAGGGAAATGCTTTGAGTCGCCTTGGACTACAAAAGCATTATCTGAAACAGCATGTGAGGATTCTGAGGAGAATAAACAGAGGCTCACTGGGGCCCAGTCTCTACCAAAGCATGTCTCAACCAGTAGTGATGAAGGCAGCCCAAGTGCCAGTACCCCCATGATAAGCAAATCTGGGTTCAAATTCTCAGCAGAAAAGCCAGTTGTTGAGGTCCCCAGCATGACCATTTTGGATAAAAAAGATGGCGAACAAGCCAAAGCCCTTTTTGAGAAAGTACGTAAATTTCGCGCCCATGTAGAAGACAGTGATTTGATTTATAAACTCTACGTTGTACAGACTGTCATAAAAACTGTGAAGTTCATATTTATTCTCTGCTACACAGCAAACTTTGTCAATGAAATCAGTTTTGAGCATAGCTGTAGGCCCAAAGTGGAGCATCTAACAGGCTATCAGGAGTTTGAATGCACACACAATATGGCTTATATGCTGAAGAAGTTACTCATTAGTTACATTTCTCTCATTTGTGTCTATGGTTTTGTGTGTCTGTACACTCTTTTTTGGTTGTTCCGGTTACCCCTGAAGGAATATTCTTTTGAGAAAGTTAGGGAAGAGAGTAGCTTCAGTGATATTCCAGATGTTAAGAATGATTTTGCATTTCTCTTGCACATGGTTGACCAGTACGATCAACTGTACTCCAAGCGGTTTGGTGTCTTCTTGTCAGAGGTGAGTGAAAACAAACTGAGGGAAATAAGTTTGAACCATGAGTGGACTTTTGAAAAGCTGCGGCAGCATGTTTCCCGTAATGCCCAGGATAAGCAAGAATTGCATCTCTTCATGTTGTCAGGGGTCCCAGATGCAGTGTTTGATCTGACAGATCTGGATGTGTTGAAGCTTGAACTGATTCCTGAAGCAAAAATCCCAGCTAAAATTTCCCAGATGACTAACCTTCAAGAACTGCATCTTTATCACTGCCCCGCAAAGGTGGAACAAACAGCCTTCAGTTTTCTTCGTGACCACCTGAGGTGCCTGCATGTGAAGTTCACAGATGTGGCAGAAATCCCAGCTTGGGTATACTTGCTTAAAAATCTTCGGGAGTTATACCTGATAGGCAACTTGAACTCTGAAAATAATAAAATGATAGGACTTGAGTCTCTCAGAGAACTAAGGCATCTTAAAATTCTCTATGTGAAAAGCAATTTGACCAAAATTCCCTCTAACATCACTGATGTAGCACCACATCTAACCAAGCTCGTAATTCATAACGATGGCACCAAGCTCTTTGTACTGAACAGCCTTAAAAAAATGATGAATGTAGCTGAGCTAGAACTGCAGAACTGTGAGCTGGAGAGAATTCCACATGCCATTTTCAGTCTCACTAATTTACAGGAACTAGATTTAAAGTCAAATAGCATACGCACAATTGAAGAAGTCATCAGCTTCCAACATTTAAAAAGACTGACTTGTCTGAAGTTGTGGCACAATAAAATAGTCAACATTCCTTCTTCCATTACTCATGTAAAAAACTTGGAGTCCCTTTATCTCTCCAATAATAAACTCGAGTCTTTACCAGCTGCAGTGTTCAGTTTACAGAAACTCAGATGCTTGGATGTAAGCTACAATTCCATTGCAGTGATTCCTGTGGAAATCGGTTTGCTTCAGAACCTACAGCATTTGCATATCACAGGAAACAAAGTTGATATTTTGCCAAAACAGTTGTTTAAATGCTCAAAGTTGAGGACTTTGAGTTTGGGGCAGAACTGCATCACCTCAATCCCAGAAAAAATTGGTCAATTGCTGCAGCTTACTCACCTGGAGCTGAAAGGGAACTGTTTAGATCGGCTCCCGGCCACACTGGGGCAGTGTCGCCTTCTCAGGAAAGGTGGACTCATTGTGGAAGATCACCTCTTTGACACGTTGCCTTCAGAAGTCAAAGAAGCATTGAACCAAGACACAAACATTCCCTTTGCTAATGGGATTTAA